Proteins encoded within one genomic window of Deltaproteobacteria bacterium:
- a CDS encoding fibronectin type III domain-containing protein — MKKVLTVLMVLSWMTPAEAAYLDLAWNANTEPDLAGYQVYYGSGSGAYSHSVDVGDTTTYRLEGLTAGATYYVSVTAYDTAGNESGYSNEVSGVAVPESGSDSDTDGLPDDWEWSYFGSLDYGPGGDGDGDGATNLVEYQSGTDPTDGDTDSDQMPDGWEIMYGLDPCDASDAGDDSDGDGLTNLEEYLAGSDPTNRPPPMRDRIRA; from the coding sequence ATGAAAAAGGTTCTCACGGTGTTGATGGTTCTATCGTGGATGACCCCTGCTGAAGCGGCCTATTTGGATCTTGCCTGGAATGCCAACACAGAGCCTGATCTGGCCGGTTACCAGGTCTACTATGGTTCCGGGTCAGGGGCATACAGCCATTCCGTCGATGTGGGCGACACCACGACCTATCGATTGGAGGGCTTGACGGCTGGTGCCACCTACTACGTCTCGGTGACCGCCTATGATACGGCAGGAAACGAGAGCGGCTATTCAAACGAGGTTTCGGGTGTGGCTGTTCCAGAAAGCGGCTCTGACAGTGATACCGACGGTCTCCCGGACGATTGGGAATGGAGTTATTTTGGTAGCCTGGACTACGGGCCAGGTGGAGATGGTGACGGAGATGGAGCCACAAACCTGGTGGAGTATCAGTCCGGTACCGACCCCACAGATGGAGATACCGATTCTGATCAGATGCCTGACGGCTGGGAGATCATGTACGGGCTTGACCCCTGTGATGCCTCCGACGCCGGCGACGACAGCGACGGGGACGGCCTGACAAACCTGGAAGAATACCTGGCAGGAAGCGACCCGACCAACAGGCCACCGCCGATGCGGGACCGGATCAGAGCGTAG